One genomic window of Arachis stenosperma cultivar V10309 chromosome 10, arast.V10309.gnm1.PFL2, whole genome shotgun sequence includes the following:
- the LOC130955427 gene encoding WUSCHEL-related homeobox 9-like → MASSNRHWPSMFKSKPTWHHDITITATASSSSSSSSNSSSRTSPYACDDRSPEPKPRWNPKPEQIRILESIFNSGMVNPPRDEIRKIRAQLQEYGQVGDANVFYWFQNRKSRTKHKLRHLHTKNNPPPPSSTSSSSSDKSSSPPTTTNTNTYFHTHNHTATIPPPPPPPPPHVAAETFIFPLQHHQGITSSPQGLFFSELSNVVQAHHQQPSPPPPHQLMMHNVVGPCTSLLLSEIMMNNNASKKEQQEHASNNNKSLKLMHHTPKLSFCVTPPTTTTATTATVNALLTQVGSGDGSEKITVFINDVAFEVAAGPFNVREAFGEDAVLIHAITGQPLLTNQWGLTLHSLHHGASYYLLLHTLPHAPY, encoded by the exons ATGGCTTCTTCTAACAGACACTGGCCAAGCATGTTTAAGTCCAAGCCCACATGGCACCATGATATCACTATAACCGccactgcctcttcttcttcttcttctagtAGTAATAGTAGCAGTAGAACCTCTCCTTACGCTTGCGACGACAGAAGCCCTGAGCCCAAGCCCAGGTGGAACCCAAAGCCCGAGCAGATTCGGATCCTGGAATCCATATTCAACTCTGGGATGGTGAACCCTCCCAGGGATGAGATCAGGAAGATAAGGGCTCAGTTGCAAGAGTACGGTCAAGTTGGTGATGCCAATGTCTTCTACTGGTTCCAGAACCGCAAGTCTAGAACCAAACACAAGCTCCGCCACCTCCACACCAAGAATAACCCTCCTCCTCCATCatccacctcctcctcctcttccgaCAAGTCATCATCCCCACCCACTACTACCAATACCAATACCTATTTCCATACCCACAATCACACCGCCACTATTCCACCACCaccgccgccgccgccgccgcACGTGGCTGCTGAGACTTTCATCTTCCCGCTGCAACATCATCAAGGTATAACATCATCCCCGCAAGGGCTTTTCTTCTCTGAGCTCTCCAATGTGGTGCAAGCTCATCATCAACAGCCGTCTCCACCACCACCTCATCAGCTCATGATGCATAACGTCGTTGGTCCCTGCACTAGTCTCTTGCTTAGTGAGATCATGATGAATAATAATGCTTCAAAgaaagaacaacaagaacatgCCAGCAACAACAATAAGTCCCTCAAATTAATGCACCACACACCAAAGCTTAGTTTCTGCGTCACTCCACCTACTACTACAACCGCCACCACCGCCACCGTCAACGCTCTCCTCACTCAAG TAGGTAGTGGAGATGGAAGTGAGAAAATAACGGTGTTCATAAATGATGTGGCGTTTGAGGTGGCGGCGGGGCCATTCAATGTAAGGGAGGCATTTGGGGAGGATGCAGTCCTCATTCACGCCATAACTGGTCAACCTCTTCTCACTAACCAATGGGGTCTTACCCTCCACTCTCTCCACCATGGCGCTTCTTATTATCTGCTTCTACACACCCTCCCTCACGCACCTTATTAG
- the LOC130956183 gene encoding ras-related protein RABA1f-like, producing MGAYTADEDYDYLFKVVLIGDSGVGKSNLLSRFTKNEFSNESKSTIGVEFATRSIRVDDKIVKAQIWDTAGQERYRAITSAYYRGAVGALLVYDVTRHVTFENVARWLKELRDHTDANIVVMLVGNKADLRHLRAVSTDDATAFAERESTFFMETSALEAFNVENAFTEVMKQIYHVVSKRALDIDDDPTSLPKGQSINVGSRDDVSAVKNGGCCSS from the exons ATGGGGGCGTATACCGCTGATGAAGATTACGATTATTTGTTCAAGGTGGTGCTGATTGGTGACTCTGGTGTGGGAAAATCGAACCTTTTGTCGAGATTCACCAAGAATGAATTCAGCAATGAATCAAAGTCCACCATTGGGGTTGAGTTTGCCACAAGAAGCATTAGGGTAGATGATAAGATTGTCAAGGCTCAGATTTGGGACACTGCTGGCCAAGAAAG GTATCGAGCAATTACAAGTGCATACTATCGAGGAGCCGTTGGGGCATTACTAGTGTATGATGTTACGCGCCATGTAACATTCGAGAATGTGGCAAGGTGGTTGAAGGAGCTGAGAGATCACACAGATGCAAACATTGTGGTTATGCTTGTGGGAAACAAAGCAGACCTCCGCCATCTGCGGGCGGTTTCAACCGACGACGCCACGGCCTTTGCTGAAAGAGAGAGCACATTTTTCATGGAAACATCTGCTCTGGAGGCCTTCAATGTCGAAAACGCCTTCACAGAGGTCATGAAGCAGATCTATCATGTTGTGAGCAAGAGGGCACTCGACATTGATGATGATCCAACATCTTTACCAAAAGGGCAATCAATCAATGTTGGGTCTAGAGATGATGTTTCAGCAGTCAAGAATGGTGGATGTTGCTCTTCCTGA
- the LOC130956184 gene encoding uncharacterized protein LOC130956184, with protein sequence MGESDPKKQYPVPPSSSNGSSSKYSGHNQKIHVNPPETVNPDPSTLKDQWKYATREYSKWYSHAWGTALLAGLAFFALGWVIKGQNPLLSFRSDHSPPPPSSSSSSSSASNTDEDKTRP encoded by the coding sequence ATGGGAGAAAGTGATCCGAAAAAGCAATACCCTGTTCCACCATCTTCTTCAAATGGGTCTTCAAGCAAGTATTCAGGGCACAATCAGAAGATTCACGTGAACCCACCGGAGACGGTGAACCCTGATCCCTCCACTCTCAAGGATCAGTGGAAGTATGCCACCAGAGAATACAGCAAGTGGTACTCTCACGCTTGGGGCACCGCCTTGCTCGCCGGCCTCGCCTTCTTTGCCCTCGGTTGGGTCATCAAGGGCCAAAACCCTCTCCTCTCTTTCCGCTCCGACcactctcctcctcctccttcttcatcctcctcctcctcctctgcaTCGAATACTGACGAAGACAAAACTCGCCCTTGA
- the LOC130955641 gene encoding leucine-rich repeat receptor protein kinase HPCA1-like, with protein sequence MEHHNKLFLLLMLLIQVLLVAAQTNSQDYNGLAALTGFWTNRPPNWVGTDPCGSNWEGIRCSNSRITELKLLSMNLEGQLSSAIQQLPELDTLDLSYNTGLTGTIPQEIGSLKKLKSLALVGCGLSGPIPDSIGALKQLTFLALNMNRFNGTIPSSIGNLTNINWLDVADNQLEGQIPVSDNKGTPGLDLLLQAQHFHMGNNKFSGQLPEKLFNSKMILEHVLLDNNQLQGSIPSSLGQVSTLEVLRLDTNGFSGAVPSTLKNLGQLSELYLSHNKLNGSLPDLTGLNSLSYVDMSNNSFNDSDIPLWVSSLQSLTTVLLGDNQLSGTLNLTSGYSNSLQLIDLQDNQITDYKPGSKKINFQVVLAGNPICHESEAQKLSYCQLPLQTPAYNTPLNNCSAPSCSSGQVSSPNCKCAYPYSGTLYSRALSFTTLNDTDYKELEQSLLKSFESQKLPVDSVSLSNPSRNASNNNFQLTLDVFPSQTDRFNRTGVSSVAFVLSNQIFKAPEFFSPYFFNGLNYQYYGGEPKSKSKHTGAIIGAVVAVVVFLGLAFVIGMYALRQKRRAERSELNPFANWEQNPNSGAAPQLKGARWFSFEDLRKYTNNFSESNTIGSGGYGKVYQGVLPAGEVVAIKRAAQESMQGAVEFKTEIELLSRVHHKNLVSLVGFCFEKGEQMLVYEYVPNGTIMDSLTGKSGISMDWIRRLKVALGAARGLAYLHELANPPIIHRDIKSSNILLDSHLNAKVADFGLSKLLVDSERGHVTTQVKGTMGYLDPEYYMSQQLTEKSDVYSFGVVMLELVTAKRPIEQGKYIVREVMRVMDTSKDLYNLHSIVDPTIVSSTSPKGLEKFVEVAMRCVKEYASERPSMAEVVKEIENIIQLAGLNPSVESASTTESYEVPLGQNVKHLYDNEDFSHSGNFPTAKIEPQ encoded by the exons CCAACAATTACCTGAACTAGACACATT GGATCTTTCTTACAACACTGGCTTGACAGGAACGATTCCACAAGAAATTGGGAGTTTGAAGAAGCTAAAATCCCT TGCCTTGGTTGGTTGTGGTCTCTCTGGTCCTATACCAGACTCTATTGGAGCTTTGAAGCAACTAACCTTTCT AGCACTTAATATGAATCGGTTCAATGGAACAATTCCGAGCTCCATTGGCAATCTGACTAATATCAATTGGCTTGATGTTGctgataatcaacttgaaggACAAATTCCTGTATCTGATAACAAAGGAACACCAGGACTTGACCTGCTCCTTCAGGCCCAACACTT TCATATGGGGAACAATAAGTTCTCTGGTCAATTACCAGAAAAACTATTCAATTCAAAAATGATACTAGAACATGT GCTTTTGGACAACAATCAACTGCAGGGTAGTATTCCTAGCTCCCTTGGTCAAGTGAGCACATTGGAGGTGTT GCGCTTAGATACAAATGGATTTAGCGGAGCAGTGCCTTCAACTTTAAAGAATCTTGGACAGCTGAGTGAGCT GTATTTATCCCATAATAAGCTGAATGGCTCTCTGCCGGACCTTACCGGATTGAACAGTCTCTCCTATGT GGATATGAGCAACAATTCTTTCAACGATTCTGATATTCCATTATGGGTTTCAAGTTTGCAATCTCTGACAACTGT GTTACTAGGGGACAACCAGCTGAGTGGCACATTGAATCTTACCAGTGGCTACAGTAACAGTCTGCAGCTCATTGATTTGCAGGATAATCAAATAACCGATTACAAGCCAGGAAGCAAAAAGATAAATTTCCAAGTGGT GTTAGCTGGTAATCCAATTTGTCATGAATCTGAAGCTCAAAAACTGAGTTACTGCCAACTGCCCCTACAAACTCCTGCATACAACACACCACTAAATAATTGCTCCGCTCCATCCTGCTCTTCTGGTCAGGTTTCCAGCCCAAATTGTAAATGTGCATATCCCTATAGTGGAACACTCTACTCCAGAGCTCTTAGTTTCACAACCCTTAACGATACTGATTACAAGGAGCTTGAGCAGTCTTTGTTGAAGAGCTTTGAGTCCCAAAAGCTTCCTGTGGATTCAGTTTCTCTGAGTAATCCCTCAAGGAATGCATCTAACAACAATTTTCAGTTGACTCTGGATGTCTTCCCATCTCAAACTGATCGTTTCAATAGAACTGGAGTTTCAAGTGTTGCTTTTGTGCTAAGTAACCAAATTTTCAAGGCCCCGGAATTTTTCTCCCCTTACTTCTTCAATGGTCTCAACTATCAATActatggag GAGAACCTAAATCAAAGTCAAAGCATACTGGAGCTATAATTGGTGCAGTAGTTGCTGTTGTGGTGTTTCTTGGATTAGCATTCGTCATAGGCATGTATGCCCTCCGCCAGAAAAGAAGGGCAGAAAGATCTGAACTCAATCCTTTTG CAAATTGGGAACAAAACCCGAATAGTGGAGCTGCTCCTCAGTTGAAAGGAGCGCGATGGTTTTCTTTCGAAGATCTGAGGAAATACACCAACAACTTCTCAGAAAGTAATACTATTGGAAGTGGGGGCTATGGAAAG GTGTACCAAGGTGTTCTTCCTGCTGGGGAAGTGGTTGCCATCAAGCGTGCTGCACAAGAATCTATGCAAGGTGCTGTTGAGTTTAAAACTGAGATTGAACTTCTTTCAAGGGTCCACCATAAGAATCTTGTTAGTCTTGTGGGTTTCTGCTTTGAGAAGGGTGAACAAATGCTGGTGTACGAGTATGTTCCAAATGGTACTATAATGGATAGTCTTACAG GAAAGTCTGGGATATCGATGGATTGGATACGGAGGCTGAAAGTCGCGTTGGGCGCTGCGAGGGGTCTGGCATATCTTCATGAACTTGCTAACCCACCAATCATACACAGAGACATAAAATCAAGCAATATCCTACTTGATAGTCACCTTAATGCAAAAGTGGCTGATTTTGGTCTCTCAAAACTTCTTGTTGATAGTGAAAGGGGCCATGTCACTACTCAAGTCAAAGGGACAATG GGATACTTGGATCCTGAATATTACATGAGCCAGCAATTGACCGAAAAGAGCGATGTATATAGCTTTGGAGTGGTAATGCTTGAGCTAGTAACAGCGAAAAGGCCAATAGAGCAAGGGAAGTATATTGTGAGAGAGGTAATGAGGGTAATGGATACATCAAAAGACTTGTACAATCTTCACTCTATTGTTGATCCAACCATAGTCAGCAGCACAAGTCCAAAGGGGTTAGAGAAGTTTGTTGAAGTGGCAATGAGGTGTGTGAAAGAATATGCATCTGAGAGGCCTTCCATGGCTGAGGTTGTGAAAGAGATTGAGAACATAATCCAGCTTGCTGGTTTGAACCCCAGTGTTGAATCAGCTTCCACCACAGAAAGCTATGAGGTGCCACTTGGGCAAAATGTCAAACACCTTTATGACAATGAAGATTTTAGCCATTCTGGAAACTTCCCAACAGCAAAGATAGAACCTCAATGA